The window tccatgtacatgtaatacaatagAAGGGAGATAACTCCATGGAGATGATTTTACTCACCATTCTGACATTCAGGGTCCATTCTGACATTCAGGAGAGACgctccatgtacatgtaatacaatagAAGGGAGATAACTCCATGGAGATGATTTTACTCACCATTCTGACATTCAGGGTCCATTCTGACATTCAGGAGAGACgctccatgtacatgtaatacaatagAAGGGAGATAACTCCATGGAGATGATTTTACTCACCATTCTGACATTCAGGAGAGATgctccatgtacatgtaatacaatagAAGGGAGATAACTCCATGGAGATGATTTTACTCACCATTCTGACATTCAGGAGAGACGTTCCATTATCTGCCAGCTCGTCCTCAAACAGCAGCATGTCCTCATAAAACAGGATCTTCTCTCGAACCTTCAGCTTCTCTATGTCTATCCTCTCCGTCGTCTCCGATACCTAGATAAAATAAGCTGAGATGCTTTCAACTTTATAATGCAAAACTATTTTTCTTCATATGCAATGCAATTGTCAAGTATTCTCTTTTCTTCTACATGTCAAAAGGATATGAAAAGAAGCCCCTTAATATTTACAGTGATCTTTTTGTTTGCATTTTCAATGAGGGTTCCTTTGTAGTCTGTTGTAAACGTCCAATCAAACGGCTTCACAACATCATTGATATGTTCACAGTCAGACCTGAATATGAAAGGCATCaatcttattttttgaaattttcctaaaacaaaaaaaaattcttaaaagagATAAACCAGATATATTTTATGAGATTGGCACAAAACtgcaaataaattataacatatCTAAAGCAGTCCCTTTTCAGTGGACAAAAAAGCATTTTCTAATAAGATCAAAaccttttaataaattttactgATATGGTACAAGACTAAGTTTTGATTTGACACTAAAAGAGAGTGAGATGGTACAAGACTAAGTGTTGATTTGACACTAAAGGAGAGTGAGATGGTACAAGACTAAGTGTTGATTTGACACTGAAAGAGGGTGATATGGTACAAGACTAAGTTTTGATTTGACACTAAAAGAGAGTGAGATGGTACAAGACTAAGTGTTGATTTGACACTAAAGGAGAGTGAGATGGTACAAGACTAAGTGTTGATTTGACACTAAAAGAGAGTGAGATGGTACAAGACTAAGTGTTGATTTGACACTAAAAGAGAGTGAGATGGTACAAGACTAATTGTTTATTTGACACTAAAAGAGAGTGAGATGGTACAAGACTAAGTGTTGATTTGACACTAAAAGAGAGTAAGATGGTACAAGACTAAGTGTTGATTTGACACTGAAAGAGAGTGAGATGGTACAAGACTAAGTGTTGATTTGACACTAAAAGAGAGTGAGATGGTACAAGACTAAGTGTTGATTTGACACTAAAAGAGAGTGATATGGTTCAAGACTAAGTGTTGATTTGACACTAAAAGAGAGTGAGATGATCGAGTTAACCTGGCTTCTCTCCATGCCTGAGAAACAGCCACCTTAAGAGGATCATGATGGGCGTCCACTCGCTTCAATGCATCCAACGCATTGAACTCAATCCCATACCCGTCAGAGTGGACCACTCGTAAAACGTTGTCCGCAAAAATCATCTCCGGGACCTGTGGCAGCTCTAACTGGGACTCAAACCTGAAAGAGTGGAACAATTCAGTTTAATGTCAGAATGATTAAATTCAGTGGGTAAAGTTCACAACTATTCTCTGAATGGACCATACAAAACCAAAACTTTGACCAGCTAAAACAATTTGTCAAGTTTCTTAAACTATATACATGGTTATAACCAGTTCATAAAGGAGCATCAGCCAGGTGACACGTTCCTGATCTGTCACCCTCCCCCTCTATCATAGTAATTTCCTGCATCTATTTAGTATTATGTTGATTACCTCTGCCTGGCTGGTCCCTCCGAGGTCAGTATGTGGCTCTTCACAGACAACATGTTCCACGGTCCAAATTGATACGTCTCCGAGCAGGCTCGGGATCGAGTGGCCACATTGCCACGCTCTGACATTCTCAAAACTatcagaaatgaaataaaagatgtTAAAAGGACTCTATTATAGAGCCTATAAAGGTCTGTATTTTCTgaatatgataatcatatgccgggtgtatacatgtacatcactcCAAAAACCAAACATACATGTAGGCAACGACAGTTCTTGTAATGGTTTATGCTTTTCTTTCTCATTCGTAAAAACATCATTAACAGGAGACAATTTAAAGCAGaacatatataatttacattattatttttatagaatcTCGCCTTTCGCACACACAAACCTCGTTCCAATGAATGTGGAACATCGAGCCCGATGAAATTATAGGTGgaaaatttgggggggggggggtgtttttgcCGTTCACGAGGGCTCGATGGTCGTGGTCATTAAACCATATAAATCTCCTTTAaatgaagagctctgtataaagatataggaaatCAATCGAAGAGCAGGGGATCATGGGACAAGACTAaggaaaatttatattttgaattaaactgttaaagcACATGGAATTTTTCTTCGCAAAACAATAGTTTAGAACTaaacaaatcaatataaaattttaggtagatctgatggttaatttgttcaCCAATAAgccctcctctctctctctctctctctctctctctctctctctctctctctctctctctctctctctctctctctctctctctctctctctctctctct is drawn from Crassostrea angulata isolate pt1a10 chromosome 5, ASM2561291v2, whole genome shotgun sequence and contains these coding sequences:
- the LOC128183883 gene encoding TIP41-like protein isoform X1, translating into MFCFKLSPVNDVFTNEKEKHKPLQELSLPTFLRMSERGNVATRSRACSETYQFGPWNMLSVKSHILTSEGPARQRFESQLELPQVPEMIFADNVLRVVHSDGYGIEFNALDALKRVDAHHDPLKVAVSQAWREARSDCEHINDVVKPFDWTFTTDYKGTLIENANKKITVSETTERIDIEKLKVREKILFYEDMLLFEDELADNGTSLLNVRMRVMPSGFFILLRFFMRVDNVMIRVNDTRLHYQSGNNYMLREFSTKDDQVKDIKVSPHLFTDPNEIANHLTLRKEVFEKLQFPETSSDEKS
- the LOC128183883 gene encoding TIP41-like protein isoform X2, with the protein product MSERGNVATRSRACSETYQFGPWNMLSVKSHILTSEGPARQRFESQLELPQVPEMIFADNVLRVVHSDGYGIEFNALDALKRVDAHHDPLKVAVSQAWREARSDCEHINDVVKPFDWTFTTDYKGTLIENANKKITVSETTERIDIEKLKVREKILFYEDMLLFEDELADNGTSLLNVRMRVMPSGFFILLRFFMRVDNVMIRVNDTRLHYQSGNNYMLREFSTKDDQVKDIKVSPHLFTDPNEIANHLTLRKEVFEKLQFPETSSDEKS